One genomic window of Corvus moneduloides isolate bCorMon1 chromosome 14, bCorMon1.pri, whole genome shotgun sequence includes the following:
- the LOC116450920 gene encoding LOW QUALITY PROTEIN: serine/threonine-protein kinase pim-1-like (The sequence of the model RefSeq protein was modified relative to this genomic sequence to represent the inferred CDS: deleted 1 base in 1 codon) encodes MPGRAMRPARPRPRAGLRPPRPRASRRGLASARLLHYWRWRCWAGISACLLGSIASLWLRLARLRPRPQARLRLRPRPRPPARPRLLPGPAEDTDGAAAPAASAASSPVRALPLGSAAPAPEPPVSPSKEATSGDTRPGAVEERPRAVSGAGPSADSRVSPAGKAQQGLTERYRVGSLLGRGGFGSVFAATRLSDGAPVAIKRVPRNRIRHWGELPNGTSAPLEVVLLDKVSTGFPGVVQLLEWLELPNNVVLVMERPEHSQDLLHFIRERGFLSEEVARELFRQVLEAVRHCTSCGVLHRDLKPENILVDLATGQAKLIDFGCGTHLQDTAYTRFAGTPSYSPPEWNHFGWYYGEAATVWSLGIVLHQMVCGQHPFPKGRNISWGQLSLPQRLSQDCKELIRWCLSLHSLDRPSLEDLSCDPWLQDIHHP; translated from the exons ATGCCAGGCCGGGCCATGCGCCCggcccgcccgcggccccgggcggggctgcgccctccccgcccccgggcGTCCCGCCGCGGTCTCGCCTCCGCCCGGCTCTTGCACTACTGGCGGTGGCGCTGCTGGGCGGGCATCAGTGCCTGCCTCTTGGGCAGCATTGCCAGCCTCTGGCTCCGGCTGGCCCGACTCCGGCCCCGGCCCCAGGCCCGCCTCCGCctccggccccggccccgccccccggcg cggccccggctcctcccgggACCCGCCGAGGACACAGAcggcgcggccgctcccgccgcgtCCGCGGCGTCTTCCCCGGTCCGAGCTCTTCCGCTCGGCAGCGCGGCCCCCGCCCCCGAGCCGCCGGTGTCCCCTTCGAAAGAAGCAACATCTGGGGATACCCGGCCCGGGGCGGTTGAGGAGCGGCCGCGGGCCGTTTCTGGCGCCGGGCCGAGCGCTGACAGCCGCGTGTCGCCGGCAGGGAAGGCGCAGCAGGGCCTGACGGAGCGCTACCGGGTGGGCTCGCTGCTGGGGCGCGGCGGCTTCGGCAGCGTGTTCGCGGCGACGCGGCTCTCGGACGGCGCCCCG GTGGCCATCAAACGGGTGCCACGGAACCGCATCCGTCATTGGGGCGAGCTG CCCAACGGCACCAGCGCACCACTCGAGGTCGTGCTGCTGGACAAGGTGTCCACCGGCTTCCCTGGTGTGGTGCAGCTCCTCGAGTGGCTCGAGCTCCCCAACAACGTGGTGCTGGTGATGGAGCGGCCGGAGCACTCTCAGGACCTGCTTCATTTTATTCGAGAGCGGGGCTTCCTGTCAGAGGAGGTGGCACGGGAGCTCTTCCGCCAGGTCCTGGAGGCCGTGCGGCACTGCACCAGCTGCGGGGTCCTTCACAGGGACCTGAAACCAGAGAACATCCTGGTTGACCTGGCCACCGGCCAGGCCAAATTGATTGACTTTGGCTGTGGCACCCACCTGCAAGACACAGCCTACACCCGCTTTGCAG GAACACCATCGTACAGCCCCCCGGAATGGAACCACTTTGGCTGGTACTACGGCGAGGCAGCTACCGTCTGGTCCCTGGGCATCGTGCTGCACCAGATGGTCTGCGGGCAGCACCCGTTCCCGAAGGGCCGGAACATCAGCTGGGGCCAGCTGTCGCTCCCACAACGGCTCTCTCAAG ACTGCAAGGAACTCATCAGATGGTGTCTGTCCCTGCACTCCTTGGACAGGCCCTCATTAGAAGACCTGTCGTGTGATCCTTGGCTGCAGGATATTCACCATCCGTAG